TAGAGAGGCAGGCCAGCTGATTTGCTCTCACTGGTGTGTGAATTGGAGATCTCTATGGCAGAGTTTTGTGGCCTTGGAAGCCAGAGCATTCAGCCTCCCTGGCTGAGGCCATGGGAGAGGAATATCTCAGACCCTGCAAGAGGCTACCACCTGCTCAGGTGGTCGGGGAAAGGGGTGTATAATGACTCTTCCTGGCAGGTAAACCACTCTCCAAGCTTTACCACTGACTCACGCCTTGATCAAGAGGTAAAGGATGCACTTCTCTGTGATGCTATGACCCTTGTCAACCTCCGGGGCTGTGACAAAAGGAAGGTGATGGAGGAGGATAAGCAGCGAGTCAAGGAACGGCTTTTCCAGTGCTACCAACAGCCACGAGAATCGAGGTATGCTAGGTGTCTGGCATGTGTTTAGTTCTCCATTATTCTTGAGACTAAAAGTCCTCCTTTAGATGGAGAATGTGGCCTGGGGCTGATTTGCTATCAAAAACAACTTTTTGCATAAATAATATGTtcatatttgcattaaaaaatcacagggccaggcttggtggctcatacctgtaatctcagcattttgggaggccgaggcaggaggattgcttgagccctggagttcaagaccagactgggcaacatgtgaGACTCTGTACctaaaacacaaaagagaaacaaaagaataaataatttaaaaataaaaaaattagctgggcatggtggcgtgcctgtattgccagctactcaggagtctgaggtgggagagttacttgagcccaggaggtcaagactgcagtgagccgtgtttgcaccactgcactccagcctgggtgacacagtgagacctggtctcaaaaaaaaaaaaaaaatcatgtatcatagatatgttaaaattttaaaaatacaggggATAgtctttctcctccccttctcctccaggTACTCAGTTTTACTCTCTGGAGCCAATCAACATTCCTACTATCATGTGTATATAGTAAGCAtttaatgtatatgtatttatacaaaatatttttctccctgcCTACCCAGACAGAGGCATAACTTTCACACTGTCTGCACCTTGGTTAGCAATGTATTTTAGAACCATTCTCATGTTAGCACATAAGGAGCTTTCTGTGGTTTGATTAGCTGGTTTGTTTTTCTAACAAAGCTCCTTTAGAAACCAGTTCCTGAGAAACTTTGtaacaaagaaacacagaaaacagtTTAGTCATTCAATAATAGAGAATCATTTACATCTGTGTTGGTTACccattgttgttttctttgtaaaatgagttacAAACGTGGTAATTGGTTACCAATACTAAAATTGTAATTTGTTAATGATATGTATGTTACCACTATGACCACATTGCTCTTCCCACTTGCATTCCAATATGCAGGGGGCAGTGTGTGTTTGATTCCCCATGAGAGCCACAGGGCCTGGGACACCGTAAGCACCCAGATGTCTGCGTGATGAATGGGAGTGAAGTAGAACTGTAAATATACTGGCTATTCCCACAAGACTGGACTGTGTACCTGAGGGTCATGAAATGTGTCTTTCAATAAGGAAAAATGGTTGAACAGTACTggactaaataaacaaaatacaatcgTACACTAGAGTACTAggcagccatttaaaaatattgtggccaggtgtggtggctcatgcctgtaatcccagcactttgggaggccgaggcgggtggatcacttgagctcacgagtttgagaccagcctgggcaacatgcaaaaccctgtctctacaaaacatacaaaaattagccagacatggtggtgcacgcctgtggtcccagctgctcaggaggctgaggtgagaggatggcttgagcctgggaggccaaggttatagtgaactgagactgcatcactgcactccagcctgggtgatagagtgagaccttgtttcaaaatattaaattaaaaaataaaataaaaatattgttgtattatttcattttcatttaaagaaagcaagcaagcggtcaggcgcagtgactcacgcctgtaatctcagccccttgggaggccaaggcgggcaaatcaggaggtcaagagagtgagaccatcctggccaaaatggtgaaaccccatctctactaaaaatacaaaaattagctgggcatggtggtgtatgcctgtagtaccagctactcgggaggctgaggcagaagaattgcttgaacccaggaagcagaggttgcagtgagctgagattgtgccactgcactccagcctggacgacagagcaagactctgtctaaaaaaaaaaaaaaaaaaaaggaaggacgGACGGATGGACGCACAAGCTAgtgaatggcagagccaggattcaaagtCAGGAGGTCCTGCCTTAGATCCATGCTCATAATCAACAGGCTAATTGCATAGTAAGATTATGGGAGACTTTATCTTCTTTCTGCTCTTCTAAATTTTCTGTAATgaacatatattacttttttctttttcttttctttttttttttttttttttttgagactagtctcactctgtcatctaggctggagtgcagtgccacaatcttggctcactgcaacttccacctgctgggttcaaaaaattttcctgcctcagcctcccaagtaactgggacttcaggcacacaccaccatgcccagataatttttgcatttttagtagaaacagggtttcactatgttgaccaggctggtctctaattcccaacttcaagtgatccacctgccttggcctcccaaagtgctggaattacaggcatgagccaccatgcctggccactttttttttttcccaaatggaaAACTTGTATCAAAACATATGTTACTTTTGCAATCAGAAACCTAAAAGACTATGATAATGGAGTGCTAGCTTACAAGTAGACCCCTCTCCACTTAAgatgatgcctataatcccagcactttgggaggccgaggtgggtggatcacttgatgtccagcctggccaacatggtgaaaccctgtctctactaaaaatacaaaaattggccaggcatggtggtgcatgcctgtaatcccagctacttgggaggctgaggcaggagaactgcttaaacctgggaggcagaggttgcagtgagcggagattgtgccagtgtactccagcctgggcaacagtgcaagaacctgtctcaaaaaagaaaagaaaagtaaatcagATTTCTGGAAGTCaagactattttcttttttttttttttttcgtgagacagagtctcgctctgtcacccaggctggagtgcggtggcgcgatcttggctccctgcaaactccgcctcccgggttcatgccatcctcctgcctcagcctcccaactagctgggaccacaggcacccaccaccacgcccggctaattttttgtatttttagtagagacggggtttcaccatgttagccaggatggtctcgatctcctgacctcgtgatctgcctgtctcagcctcccaaagtgctgggattacaggcatgagccatcgcacccggcccaAGCCTATTTTCATGGCTACCCACATTTGGGGCTTGCCAAAGATGGGCTTGGCAGCTTTCCCTACTTGGGCATGGGCCCGGGAGGTCAAGAACCCAGCAGGAGGGGCTCCAAACCTTAGTCAGTCTTCCTTTCCCTACTGAACATTCCCACAGCTCTCCTCTAACTCACTTGAGCTTGCTTtccacaggaaagaaaaaactgagtCATCCCACGTGGCAATGCTGGACCAGGAACGATATGAGGATTCTCACCTGGGAAAATACCGGCGGATCTACCCTGGGCCTGACACAGAGAAGTATGCCCGCTTCTTCAAGCACAATGGCTCCCTCTTCCAGGAGACTGCTGCTTCCAAGGCCAGAGAGGAGTGTGCCAGGTACTTTGACCGATATTCTCCTCTGCACACCTAGGTGGGGACAAGTCCTGAAGCTGCATTGCTTCCCAGCAGGGGAAGAGGAAGTCAGACACTTGAGCAGAGGAATGGAGCTATAAATCATATCAGACTCTTAGTGACTCTTTTCAGTTTAGTAGGTTTCCTGTCTTCCCCCGTCATTGCTCTCCCATCAGTCCTAAGAACAGATTATAATTTCCTACTCTTTCCCCATCCCCATTTTTCCTCACCCCTCTTCTCCCCAACACCATTTCTCTAGTGTCTGAAGCTGCTGTGTCTTGTCAGGCAGCAACTGGAGGAGATCCGCCTTAAGCAGGAACAGCAGGAGACCTTGGGCAGTAAGAGGCAAAAGGCCAAGGACCAGAACCAGGGTGAATCAGCTGGGGAGAAAAGCCAACCCAGGGCAGGGCTCCGGAGCCATTCCACCTGCTTGGCTTACAGGAACCACAACTGGGAGAAAGAGGTGCTGGGGGTTTTGTGGCTATCTTTCTGCGGGAAAATGGGTTGGGACAACTAGAGACGGGAATGAATCTCTGCTGTCCTCTCCCCCCATGCACAAGAGAGAGAGGAGTTCCTAATCAGTACATTGAATCTGATCCTTTGGAAGATGAAGTGAGAGAATggacagcaaaaggaactatcctgGGTCAGGGAAGGGATGAGGGTAGAGTGGGCAGGAGGCCTGCAGCCATCCTGGGCGATGGTTTGGGACTCATCCTTGGAGATCCTGCATGTATCTCACATGTACCTTGTAGCTGCTGCTGGGACAGCTGGATACCATGAGGCCTCAACAAATTGTggaagaggaggagctggagCGGATGAAGGCCCTGCTACAAAGGGAGACTCTCATCCGAAGCCTGGGTATTGTAGAGCAGCTCACCCGTCTGCAGCACCCTGGCCCCCAGGGCCAGAAAAAACTTCATGAGAGTCGGGTGAGGGTCCCTGTGAAGCCTTACAGAGGAAAAGGGAACAAGGGCTGTCATCCCAACACATGGTGGTGGTCTCAACAAAGGAGGCTTGTGTGATGGTATCTGTCAGTGGAGCCTGGGAAAGCAGAGTGCACTAGCTGGACCTTGGGAGAGGGTCTGTTGATTCCTTTTACGTCTGTTCCCAAGCTCCTTTGTTTTAGATATGACATCCAGCAAAGTGCAGCTCCAAACTTTCTCATTTACAGGAAACCTGCTCTCTATATTCCTGTCCCCAAATAACCCCACACTCATGACTGACAAATAACAAGGCCACCACCCTCAGTGGCTTCTGTATAATTTTCTCCCTAGCACTGTCAGTGCCCTGGCTCTAATGGGAGATAAGTAAACAGATTTGGGCCAAAAAAAGAGCTGCCGCTTTCACTATTCCCTGGGCCAGTAGCAAATCTGTTGGGTCTACTGTTTTTGTTGAACCTCAAAGGAGTATCTGGTTAAATAGTGGCCATGGCctagaagagattttttttcagttaccTCCTTCGTCCAAAGCTCCATCCAAACTCACATAAAAATGTGGTAAGGGGCTGCTCTTCTCCTCTAGCCTAGATTTCGTTAGGACAGGCTGGGCAGTCAAGAACTGAAACCTGTGAGTGTGGTTCTATTTGTGCTCCTAAGAGGGGCTGCCACAGAGCAGTGCCCTCCTCATTTGCTGCATCCAGTTCTGCCCCATAAATCGATCCCCAGGATCTTAGGGGCACTGCCAAGCATGAATGCTGCAATCCCACATGTTCCCCGGTGCCATCTGCAGCCCAAGAACTTCACCTGGACAGGAGAGCCGGCAGCCGTCAACTCCTGTTCATTGTCAATGAAGAAGGCTGGGAGGTGCTATTTTTCCAGTGCCAGAATCAGGCTGACTAGCCGTAAGTATGCAAAACTATCTTTGGTCATTTTGACCTGTGTAAATCCCACTAGCAAGCATAGAGCTTGGATGCTCCCAAAATATAAGGCACTTCCACCGGTGTAAGAATGGGGAAGTTAGGGTACCCATTTATTTacccctttcttttttgttttctttttttttttttttttctgagacaaggtcatgctctgtcgcccaggctgaagtacaatggcttgatctcacctcactgcaacctccgctgacaggctcaagtaattctcctgcctcagcctcctgagtagctgggactacaggcacacaccaccatgcctgactaacttttgtattttttgttttcaccatttagcccaggctggtcttaaactcctgagctcaggtgatccacccgactcagcctcccaaagtgctaggattacaggtgtgagccactgcaccaggcccattTAATCCTTTCTGTACACTAGACCCTGGTGACTGAAATGGCAGAAATACAGTCCTAGCACTCAACAGAGGTAACAGGAACATGGACAAGAAGACATACCATACCAATTACAATACAGTGTGGGAAAGACAGTGGAGGGAAGCATGGGATGCCCTTCTTCTGTGTTGGTAATTGGGCCACAGCTGGGAAGGAGGTGAGCCAATCTCTTCTGTGAGTACCAACTCAGGGACATCCATGTTTCCACTGCAGAAGGACAAGCCAGCAGAAGGCTAGAAGCCATAAACCGTGTCCTGGCAGGATCAGTGCCACCCACTTTAACCCCAAAGCAGGGCTATCTTCTGCAACCGGAAAGAGTGGCATCTGACTCATGGACTGAATGCACCTTGCCCTCCATGGTAAACTCTGAACACAGAACAGCCAAAGTTCCCCTCTGCCCTGCGTCTGCACCCGTGCTGCAGCGTTCCAGAGCACTCCTCAACATCAATCAGTTCAGGTAAAAGCAGGAGGGAAGCACTCTACCTCTCCTGGAGAACCTCCCCAGGTTTCCAAAGGGTTTCCAAAGGGCATTCAATCTTTGCTAAATGAAAGACTGCCACCAACTGCCTCTTTGAAAAGCCCTGCCCAGGAACCCCATTTGTAAAAGGCAAAATACAAAGACACCAAGAATTCCTCAATACCCTAAGATTAACTGGGGATCAGTAAAGACTAGAAGATGAAGAGGCGCCAAGGCCAGCCATGTACCCATTTCTGCTCATCAAGCCTTAGCCTGGGTTTATCGCTAGGTGATGGGTCTGAACCCTAGGTGCGGCCCTGGGCTGGAGGTCATCCAGAAGACAAAGAGCCCCTTTCCCAGAGGAGCCGAGTGCCCAAGGCACTGGGCGGTCGCCGTCAGAAGACTGCCGAGCGGAAGCCCTGCCCACCAAGGTGGCGGAGACAGGCAGGCCTGGGGAGCCCCTGGGGCGGAGGGACGGCTCTTGGAAACTGAATCcatactttaattaaaatttatgcaGTTTTCCAGGAGCGTCCTGTACCTCATTTCGGCCCTCACGTTTCAGCCAAGCCCTCTCCACAGCTACAGCCAGAAAGGGTGGGCCACTGAACAGCCCGAGCCCAGATCTTACGCCCACCAAGTGAAGAGGGAAATGCTTGCTACTACCCAGCTTCCGGCCCGCCCCTTCCACTTCCGGCCTTACCCGGCTACTTCCGCTGCTGTTTCGTAGCAGACTGCTGAAGGCTGGTTTGCGTCGACATGGCGGTTTCCCTGAGTGTCTTGCTGGGGGGGCGCGTTTGCGCTGCTGTCGCTCGCTGTGGGTTCGCGACTCGGGGGGTGGCGGGCCCAGGGCCTATCGGCCGGGAGCCGGACCCCGATTCCGACTGGGAGCCGGAGGAACGGGAGCTGCAGGAGGTGGAGAGGTACCGGCTTCTCCTTGGGCCCTCAGCTTGAAGCTGGGCCTCGCGCCCCGGCGCCCCAGCCCGCGCCCCCTTGGCGCCGGGTGTCCTGCCGCTGCTTGCGCAGCGGCCCTTGTTTCCTCTTACCCGTTGTTAGTCGCGCAGCGTGAGGTGTTCAGCTCCCCAGGGACCACTGGTCCCGTCATTAGTGACGTATTTCATCATCAGTTTAGAGAGTTCGGCATGCTTACAGGCAGTTATTGTTCTAGGTGTTAGCTTTCTGGGTGTACAGAGCAGCTCTAAGCCGGCAACACGGCCCCGTTGCCCTTGCGATCAAAGAGAAGAGGGCTGGGCGCTCCATAATTTAGCCTGAGGCTCTTCAAACATCCATTCTGCTTCTACGCATGGCTTCTGCCATTGGTTCTCTTCCCCCAGCACCCTGAAAGGACAGAAAAAAGCAATCCGATTCCAGAAAATTCGGAGGCAAATGGAGGCGCCTGGTGCCCCGCCCAGAACCCTGACTCGGGAAGCCATGGAGCAGATCCGGTAAGACTCAGGGTACCTTGTTTGTATCTGCTGTGACAAGAAATGAAGGATACTGGAGCCCAGAGCACGGGTTTGGCTTTTTTGATActgcttttatattttcatttactttttgtcATTGAAATTTATCATCATAAAAGTAGAGTAATATAA
This genomic window from Piliocolobus tephrosceles isolate RC106 chromosome 6, ASM277652v3, whole genome shotgun sequence contains:
- the LOC111522865 gene encoding tubulin polyglutamylase TTLL13P, whose protein sequence is MEPSTCRTSESEEDYVEEKESEKCVKEEATIPSNSSQQALLKADYKALKNGVPSPIIATKIPKKVIAPVDTGDLEAGRRKRRRKRRSLAINLTNCKYESVRRAAQMCGLKEVGEDEEWTLYWTDCSVSLERVMDMKRFQKINHFPGMTEICRKDLLARNLNRMHKLYPSEYNIFPRTWCLPADYGDFQSYGRQRKARTYICKPDSGCQGRGIFITRNPREIKPGEHMICQQYISKPFLIDGFKFDMRIYVLITSCDPLRIFMYEEGLARFATTPYVEPSHNNLDKVCMHLTNYAINKHNENFVRDGTVGSKRKLSTLNIWLQEHSYNPGELWGDIEDIIIKTIISAHSVLRHNYRTCFPQYLNGGTCACFEILGFDILLDHKLKPWLLEVNHSPSFTTDSRLDQEVKDALLCDAMTLVNLRGCDKRKVMEEDKQRVKERLFQCYQQPRESRKEKTESSHVAMLDQERYEDSHLGKYRRIYPGPDTEKYARFFKHNGSLFQETAASKAREECARQQLEEIRLKQEQQETLGSKRQKAKDQNQGESAGEKSQPRAGLRSHSTCLAYRNHNWEKELLLGQLDTMRPQQIVEEEELERMKALLQRETLIRSLGIVEQLTRLQHPGPQGQKKLHESRDRLGSQELKPVSVVLFVLLRGAATEQCPPHLLHPVLPHKSIPRILGALPSMNAAIPHVPRCHLQPKNFTWTGEPAAVNSCSLSMKKAGRCYFSSARIRLTSQGQASRRLEAINRVLAGSVPPTLTPKQGYLLQPERVASDSWTECTLPSMVNSEHRTAKVPLCPASAPVLQRSRALLNINQFR